A genome region from Microbacterium sp. CGR2 includes the following:
- a CDS encoding M15 family metallopeptidase produces MHLLPHAQHAAPRSPIRGPALPIGVAVTAVGMMLSIASAPLTPASEPTMPEPVAVVQVPSVRVEATEASDPCGEPSVQQALAAGDDAATIAGFGGGENFRAAVVAGNAPCISLSDPARVWVVVNKGRPLDPPDYEPSGLEPVPLQMTTLSGRVRSEVAAAVGQMADAAEAAGVGRIGANNGYRSYGLQVTTYESHVRAQGQSGADAGSARPGHSEHQTGLALDVVACGAGCGGLDGFGGTGQSDWVAAHAWEYGFIVRYEDAGTPVTGYAPEPWHLRYVGVDLAAAYHQGGFHTLEEFFGLPAAPDYAH; encoded by the coding sequence ATGCACCTCTTGCCGCACGCCCAGCATGCGGCTCCGCGTTCCCCGATCCGCGGGCCGGCGCTCCCGATCGGCGTGGCCGTGACCGCCGTCGGGATGATGCTGTCGATCGCCTCGGCACCCCTGACCCCGGCGTCGGAACCGACGATGCCCGAACCCGTTGCCGTCGTTCAGGTCCCGTCTGTTCGCGTCGAGGCCACGGAGGCATCCGACCCGTGCGGAGAGCCCTCGGTGCAGCAGGCGCTCGCCGCCGGTGACGACGCGGCGACCATCGCGGGTTTCGGTGGGGGCGAGAACTTCCGCGCCGCTGTGGTCGCGGGCAACGCGCCGTGCATCTCGCTGAGCGACCCGGCTCGCGTCTGGGTCGTGGTGAACAAGGGTCGTCCGCTCGACCCGCCCGACTATGAGCCCTCGGGCCTCGAACCGGTACCTCTGCAGATGACGACGCTCTCGGGTCGCGTGCGCTCCGAGGTGGCTGCCGCCGTCGGCCAGATGGCGGACGCGGCGGAGGCCGCAGGTGTGGGGCGCATCGGGGCCAACAACGGCTACCGCTCCTACGGGCTGCAGGTGACCACGTATGAGTCACACGTCCGCGCGCAAGGCCAGAGCGGTGCGGATGCCGGCTCGGCCCGACCCGGCCACAGTGAGCATCAGACGGGGCTGGCGCTCGACGTCGTCGCCTGCGGGGCCGGTTGCGGTGGGCTCGATGGTTTCGGCGGAACGGGGCAGAGCGACTGGGTGGCGGCCCACGCCTGGGAGTACGGCTTCATCGTGCGCTACGAGGATGCCGGTACCCCGGTCACGGGCTATGCGCCGGAACCCTGGCATCTGCGTTACGTCGGAGTAGATCTGGCCGCCGCCTACCATCAGGGCGGCTTCCACACGCTCGAGGAGTTCTTCGGGCTGCCGGCGGCGCCCGACTACGCCCACTGA